In the Phaseolus vulgaris cultivar G19833 chromosome 7, P. vulgaris v2.0, whole genome shotgun sequence genome, one interval contains:
- the LOC137827780 gene encoding GATA transcription factor 8-like: MVGPNFMDEIDCGSFFDHIDDLLDFPVEDVDGGAPTLPSVAAAAAGNCNSLASIWPAGSDSFPGSDSVFSGNSASDLSAELSVPYEDIVQLEWLSNFVEDSFCGGSLTMKKVDEPSCTTTKEDSVHNQFHTSSPVSVLESSSSCSGGKTVPAPPRSPEVYIPVPCGRARSKRPRPATFNPRPAMNLISPASSFVGENMQANVISSKASSDSENFAESQLVAKMPKQGCGEMKKKKKVKVTLGAGPGDSNNQNGLQPVRKCMHCEITKTPQWRAGPMGPKTLCNACGVRFKSGRLYPEYRPAASPTFCPSVHSNSHKKVLEMRCRGIDKSGFAMNAAASPELIPNTNSSLTLEYM; this comes from the exons ATGGTTGGACCTAACTTCATGGATGAGATAGACTGCGGTAGCTTCTTTGACCACATCGATGACCTTCTCGATTTTCCTGTGGAGGACGTTGACGGGGGCGCCCCTACCTTGCCCTCCGTCGCCGCCGCCGCCGCCGGGAACTGCAACTCACTTGCAAGCATCTGGCCCGCCGGCTCCGATTCATTTCCCGGTTCCGACTCGGTGTTTTCCGGCAACAGCGCTTCGGACCTCTCCGCCGAGCTCTCAGTTCCG TATGAAGACATTGTCCAATTGGAATGGCTGTCGAACTTTGTGGAGGATTCGTTTTGTGGGGGAAGCTTGACCATGAAGAAAGTGGATGAGCCATCGTGCACCACCACAAAGGAAGACTCAGTGCACAACCAATTCCACACATCAAGCCCAGTTTCTGTCCTTGAGAGCAGCAGTTCATGCTCCGGGGGAAAGACGGTGCCGGCGCCGCCACGCAGCCCGGAGGTTTACATCCCTGTGCCATGTGGACGTGCACGCAGCAAGCGTCCACGTCCTGCCACCTTCAATCCTCGGCCTGCCATGAACCTCATTTCACCTGCCTCCTCCTTTGTCGGGGAGAACATGCAGGCAAATGTAATTTCCTCCAAGGCCTCTTCGGACTCTGAGAATTTTGCTGAGTCTCAACTTGTAGCTAAGATGCCAAAGCAAGGGTGTGGggagatgaagaaaaaaaagaaagtgaaggtgACACTTGGTGCAGGTCCTGGTGATAGCAATAACCAGAATGGGTTGCAACCGGTTAGGAAATGCATGCATTGTGAAATAACCAAGACACCACAGTGGAGGGCAGGGCCAATGGGGCCGAAAACACTATGCAATGCATGTGGTGTTCGTTTCAAGTCTGGGAGGCTCTACCCGGAGTATCGCCCTGCTGCAAGCCCAACCTTTTGTCCATCTGTGCACTCCAATTCCCACAAGAAGGTGCTGGAAATGAGATGCAGAGGCATTGACAAATCTGGTTTTGCAATGAATGCAGCTGCCTCACCTGAACTCATTCCAAACACTAACAGCAGCCTTACCCTGGAGTACATGTGA